A single region of the Agromyces sp. Leaf222 genome encodes:
- a CDS encoding ABC transporter substrate-binding protein has product MSMFKKGRIAAGVVAVGAMVALAGCASGDPTAPETDAAGGSGDAIVVGSFAFPESEILGEIYAQALTAQGFDVSTKFNIGPRQQTIPALQDGSINLIPEYNGNLLAYYDPEFAERTTEDVDAALVDAVAADDLVVYASAEAEDKDAYVVTSKFATANNLKAIGDLAAVQPFSLGANPQFAELGYGIPGLASVYGVADVTFVPYEDYGGPDTVKALTDDTVQVADIYTTSPDLKAKDLVVLDDPENLIAAQNVIPLLSSSIASDELQKALDAISAQLTTDDLIDLRNRVEGDEKASANTAAKDWLTEHGLI; this is encoded by the coding sequence ATGAGCATGTTCAAGAAAGGCCGGATCGCCGCAGGCGTTGTCGCGGTCGGGGCCATGGTGGCCCTGGCAGGGTGCGCATCAGGAGATCCCACCGCTCCCGAGACCGACGCCGCCGGAGGCAGCGGCGACGCCATCGTCGTGGGCTCGTTCGCGTTCCCCGAGAGCGAGATCCTCGGCGAGATCTACGCCCAGGCGCTCACGGCCCAGGGCTTCGACGTCTCGACGAAGTTCAACATCGGACCGCGCCAGCAGACCATCCCGGCGTTGCAGGACGGATCGATCAACCTGATCCCCGAGTACAACGGCAACCTGCTGGCGTACTACGACCCCGAGTTCGCCGAGCGCACGACCGAAGACGTCGATGCCGCCCTCGTCGACGCAGTGGCAGCCGACGACCTCGTCGTGTACGCCTCGGCAGAGGCCGAGGACAAGGACGCCTACGTCGTCACGAGCAAGTTCGCGACCGCGAACAACCTGAAGGCGATCGGCGACCTCGCTGCCGTGCAGCCGTTCAGCCTGGGCGCCAACCCGCAGTTCGCCGAACTCGGGTACGGCATCCCGGGGCTCGCGTCGGTCTACGGCGTGGCGGATGTCACCTTCGTGCCGTACGAGGACTACGGCGGACCCGACACGGTCAAGGCGCTGACCGACGACACCGTCCAGGTCGCCGACATCTACACGACGTCGCCCGACCTGAAGGCCAAGGACCTCGTCGTGCTCGACGACCCCGAGAACCTGATCGCGGCGCAGAACGTCATTCCGCTGCTCTCGAGCTCGATCGCCTCGGACGAGTTGCAGAAGGCGCTCGACGCCATCTCGGCCCAGCTCACGACCGACGACCTCATCGACCTGCGCAATCGGGTCGAGGGTGACGAGAAGGCCTCCGCGAACACGGCCGCGAAGGACTGGCTCACCGAGCACGGCCTGATCTAG
- a CDS encoding ABC transporter permease, with protein MNLFIEAFAWIFNPANWIAGAQSPLPIQDRIAEHLLYTFVAVLIAALIALPLGFYIGHTGKGRQFVISFTGGMRALPTLGVLFFLTMVLGYSMVSTTANFLGTMIALVLLAIPSILAGAYSGLESVDRQTIDSARANGMTELQILTKVEIPLSLPLIVGGLRSGVLQVIATVVIASYVGLGGLGRIIASGIGLNDYDRILGGAILITALALLVDGVFAVIQRLTATPGVGRPAETGRSAVRRQAQRQPATVGTPNQERE; from the coding sequence ATGAACCTCTTCATCGAGGCGTTCGCCTGGATCTTCAACCCGGCCAACTGGATCGCCGGAGCCCAGTCGCCCCTGCCGATCCAGGACCGCATCGCCGAACACCTGCTCTACACCTTCGTCGCCGTGCTCATCGCAGCGCTCATCGCACTCCCGCTGGGCTTCTACATCGGCCACACGGGCAAGGGCAGGCAGTTCGTCATCTCGTTCACCGGCGGCATGCGCGCCCTCCCGACCCTCGGCGTGCTGTTCTTCCTCACGATGGTCCTCGGCTACTCGATGGTCAGCACCACGGCCAACTTCCTCGGCACGATGATCGCCCTCGTGCTCCTCGCGATCCCGTCGATCCTCGCCGGTGCCTACTCGGGGCTGGAGTCCGTCGACCGGCAGACCATCGACTCGGCCCGTGCGAACGGCATGACCGAGCTGCAGATCCTCACCAAGGTCGAGATCCCGCTGTCGCTGCCGCTCATCGTCGGCGGCCTCCGATCCGGCGTGCTGCAGGTCATCGCAACCGTCGTGATCGCGTCGTACGTCGGCCTCGGCGGCCTCGGGCGGATCATCGCGAGCGGAATCGGGTTGAACGACTACGACCGCATCCTCGGCGGCGCCATCCTCATCACCGCACTCGCCCTCCTCGTGGACGGTGTCTTCGCGGTCATCCAGAGACTCACTGCGACACCTGGTGTCGGCCGTCCGGCCGAGACTGGTCGGAGTGCTGTTCGTCGGCAGGCACAGCGTCAGCCGGCCACGGTGGGAACACCGAACCAAGAGAGGGAATGA
- a CDS encoding ABC transporter permease gives MNWLISNFDLVVGLTVNHVRLSIVPIVVGFVIAVPLARVAVTGRTARGIIITSTSLLYTIPSLPLFVILPAILGTKVLSDINLIVALSIYAVAIMVRAAADAFASVSLDVRQASLAMGYSRWQQFWRVEFPLAGPVLLAGMRVVSVSTIALVSVGVLIGSENLGYLFTNGKQRNILEEVATGIVASLLIALVFDLILVLLGRLLLPWNRKGRSKPVQTDSVRLPITVGDVG, from the coding sequence ATGAACTGGCTCATCTCGAACTTCGACCTCGTCGTGGGGCTGACCGTGAACCACGTGCGCCTCAGCATCGTCCCGATCGTCGTCGGGTTCGTCATCGCGGTGCCGCTCGCCCGCGTCGCCGTGACCGGGCGAACGGCGCGCGGCATCATCATCACGTCGACGAGCCTGCTCTACACGATCCCGTCGCTGCCGTTGTTCGTGATCCTCCCCGCCATCCTCGGAACCAAGGTGCTGAGCGACATCAATCTCATCGTCGCCCTCTCGATCTACGCCGTCGCGATCATGGTGCGCGCCGCCGCCGACGCCTTCGCCTCGGTCTCGCTCGACGTCAGGCAGGCCTCGCTCGCGATGGGGTACTCCCGGTGGCAGCAGTTCTGGCGTGTCGAGTTCCCGCTCGCCGGTCCGGTGCTGCTCGCGGGCATGCGCGTCGTGTCGGTCTCCACCATCGCACTCGTCTCGGTCGGAGTCCTGATCGGATCGGAGAACCTCGGCTACCTGTTCACCAACGGCAAGCAGCGCAACATCCTCGAGGAGGTCGCGACGGGCATCGTCGCGAGCCTGCTCATCGCGCTCGTCTTCGACCTCATCCTCGTGCTGCTCGGCCGCCTGCTGCTGCCTTGGAACCGCAAGGGCCGCTCCAAGCCCGTCCAGACCGACTCGGTGCGCCTCCCGATCACGGTGGGTGACGTCGGATGA
- a CDS encoding ABC transporter ATP-binding protein, which produces MIEFRGVTKQYPDGTLAIEHVDIVIEPHSTTVLVGSSGSGKTTLLRMINRMVDPTGGQVLIDGTDVATLDPVRLRRGIGYVMQNGGLLPHRRIVDNVATVPLLRGVAKSEARLRSLELLDTVGLDRGLADKYPSQLSGGQQQRVGVARALAADPNILLMDEPFGAVDPIVRLELQTELRRLQSALGKTVVFVTHDIDEAFALADQMVILRTGGVVAQVGTPAEVLAHPADDFVASFIGIDRGQRRLRLEPRDPVSGRILVVDSAGRPAGLIDDDGASARDRSSPVANAS; this is translated from the coding sequence ATGATCGAGTTCCGCGGTGTCACGAAGCAGTATCCCGACGGCACGCTCGCGATCGAGCATGTCGACATCGTGATCGAGCCGCACAGCACGACGGTGCTCGTCGGCTCCTCGGGCTCGGGCAAGACCACGCTGCTGCGCATGATCAATCGCATGGTCGATCCGACCGGCGGCCAGGTGCTCATCGACGGCACGGATGTCGCGACCCTCGACCCGGTGCGCCTGCGCCGCGGGATCGGGTACGTCATGCAGAACGGCGGGTTGCTGCCGCATCGTCGCATCGTCGACAACGTCGCCACGGTCCCGTTGCTGCGTGGCGTCGCGAAGTCGGAGGCCCGGCTGCGCTCACTCGAACTCCTCGACACCGTGGGGCTCGACCGCGGGCTGGCCGACAAGTACCCGAGCCAGCTCTCCGGCGGACAGCAGCAGCGGGTCGGCGTGGCACGTGCCCTCGCGGCCGATCCGAACATCCTGCTGATGGACGAGCCGTTCGGTGCGGTCGACCCGATCGTGCGACTCGAACTCCAGACCGAACTGCGACGACTCCAGAGCGCCCTCGGCAAGACCGTGGTCTTCGTGACCCACGACATCGACGAGGCCTTCGCCCTGGCCGACCAGATGGTCATCCTCCGCACCGGCGGCGTCGTCGCCCAGGTCGGCACACCGGCCGAGGTGCTCGCCCACCCCGCCGACGACTTCGTCGCGTCGTTCATCGGGATCGACCGCGGCCAGCGCCGGCTGCGGCTGGAACCGCGCGATCCGGTGAGCGGTCGGATCCTCGTCGTCGACTCGGCCGGTCGGCCCGCCGGCCTCATCGACGATGACGGCGCGTCGGCCAGAGACCGCTCGTCGCCGGTCGCGAACGCCTCATGA
- a CDS encoding TetR/AcrR family transcriptional regulator, giving the protein MPNVDLILGADSSRKRSVRTEPTQRRSSQRLDALLDAAAEIVDESGFERLTTQMVAERAGASIGTVYRYFPDRVAVVEALRERAIRRYRERVADELERHAPATWWELIDISLDACIALYRDEPGFTVVHAGRREGDADHEPEFAGRMAQLIAAEFEIDLEAEELGFRIGVALEVADSLINRAFERSIEGDERYLAEARALVQSYLREHLGTPRAASNAA; this is encoded by the coding sequence GTGCCGAATGTCGACCTGATCCTCGGGGCCGATTCGAGCAGGAAACGCTCAGTCCGCACCGAGCCGACCCAACGACGCAGTTCGCAGCGACTCGACGCCCTGCTCGACGCTGCGGCCGAGATCGTCGACGAATCCGGGTTCGAGCGACTCACCACCCAGATGGTCGCCGAGCGCGCCGGAGCCTCGATCGGCACGGTCTACCGCTACTTCCCCGACCGTGTCGCCGTGGTCGAGGCCCTGCGCGAGCGTGCGATCCGCCGCTACCGCGAGCGGGTCGCCGACGAGCTCGAGCGGCACGCGCCGGCCACGTGGTGGGAGCTCATCGACATCTCGCTCGACGCCTGCATCGCGCTCTACCGCGACGAGCCGGGCTTCACGGTCGTGCACGCCGGTCGCCGCGAGGGTGACGCCGACCACGAGCCCGAATTCGCCGGTCGCATGGCGCAGCTGATCGCGGCCGAGTTCGAGATCGACCTCGAGGCCGAGGAGCTCGGCTTCCGCATCGGCGTGGCGCTCGAGGTCGCCGATTCGCTGATCAACCGGGCGTTCGAACGTTCGATCGAGGGCGACGAGCGCTACCTCGCCGAGGCCCGCGCACTCGTGCAGTCGTACCTGCGCGAGCATCTCGGCACCCCCCGCGCGGCCAGCAACGCCGCCTGA
- a CDS encoding App1 family protein: MPASPPDPAGSRERQVRHRAARIEDWIHVQHVRWARSRGQVPTVVPYTGYGSTEWVRVLCRVLLSRQISADETSPRRRKRREQGIRGWRSFTSAPVGDVPVVIEVGGQRIEVLTDRGGVVDTRVPVSLSPGWHQATLSTPGSERVTAPIQVLDPETHFGIISDVDDTVMVTALPRPFVAFWNTFVLDEHARMPTQGMAVLYERLVRAHPGVPVVYLSTGAWNVAPTLNRFLSRNLYPAGPLLLTDWGPTHDRWFRSGRAHKEENLRRLAGEFPGVRWLLIGDDGQHDEVIYADFAAEFPDRVAAIAIRQLSKGEAVLAGGRGKASQVEVSVPWVSASDGSTMADQLAEVGLL; encoded by the coding sequence ATGCCGGCGAGCCCCCCTGATCCGGCCGGATCCCGCGAGCGCCAGGTCCGGCATCGCGCCGCGCGCATCGAGGACTGGATCCACGTCCAGCATGTGCGCTGGGCGCGCAGCCGCGGCCAGGTGCCGACGGTCGTGCCCTACACGGGCTACGGCTCGACCGAGTGGGTGCGCGTGCTCTGCCGGGTGCTGCTCAGCCGGCAGATCTCGGCCGACGAGACCTCGCCGCGTCGACGCAAGCGGCGCGAGCAGGGCATCCGAGGGTGGCGCAGCTTCACGAGCGCACCGGTCGGCGACGTGCCGGTGGTCATCGAGGTCGGCGGGCAGCGCATCGAGGTCCTGACCGATCGCGGCGGCGTGGTCGACACGCGCGTGCCGGTCTCGCTCTCACCCGGCTGGCACCAGGCGACGCTCAGCACGCCCGGCTCCGAGAGGGTGACCGCGCCGATCCAGGTGCTGGATCCCGAGACGCATTTCGGCATCATCTCCGATGTCGACGACACCGTCATGGTCACGGCGCTCCCCCGGCCGTTCGTGGCCTTCTGGAACACGTTCGTGCTCGACGAGCACGCCCGCATGCCCACGCAAGGCATGGCCGTGCTCTACGAGCGCCTCGTGCGGGCGCACCCGGGCGTTCCGGTGGTCTACCTCTCGACGGGCGCCTGGAACGTCGCACCGACGCTCAACCGGTTCCTCTCGCGCAACCTGTATCCCGCGGGTCCCCTGCTGCTCACCGACTGGGGTCCGACGCACGACCGCTGGTTCCGCAGCGGCCGCGCGCACAAGGAGGAGAACCTCCGACGCCTCGCAGGCGAGTTCCCCGGCGTGCGGTGGCTGCTCATCGGCGACGACGGCCAGCACGACGAGGTGATCTACGCCGACTTCGCCGCAGAGTTCCCCGACCGCGTCGCGGCGATCGCCATCCGGCAGCTGTCCAAGGGCGAGGCGGTGCTCGCCGGCGGGCGCGGCAAGGCATCGCAGGTCGAGGTCTCGGTGCCGTGGGTGTCGGCGAGCGACGGGTCGACGATGGCCGACCAGCTCGCCGAGGTCGGCCTCCTCTGA
- a CDS encoding quinone-dependent dihydroorotate dehydrogenase, whose product MYRLLFSVFLSRMDPEDAHHLAFRVIRALPTLGFGRVVEQFTKPDPALAVEALGLSFPSPFGVAAGFDKDGFAVRGLGHLGFGHVEVGTITAVAQPGNERPRLFRLVGDRALVNRMGFNNGGADAAVGRLSHLARRRHRPVLGVNIGKSRVTAVEDAVGDYERSTRVLAPYADYLVVNVSSPNTPGLRGLQELDALAPLLEAVRASAGRTPLLVKIAPDLADEEVVRICELAARLALDGIIATNTTISREGLRASAAEVERIGAGGLSGAPLAARSLEVLELVRRNVPEAMCVISVGGVETAEDVQARLDAGADLVQGYSAFIYRGPFWARQVNRGLARIRRERAAAASVTA is encoded by the coding sequence ATGTACCGACTCCTCTTCTCCGTCTTCCTGTCCCGCATGGACCCCGAAGACGCGCATCACCTCGCCTTCCGGGTCATCCGGGCGCTGCCCACGCTCGGCTTCGGGCGGGTGGTCGAGCAGTTCACGAAGCCCGACCCGGCCCTTGCGGTCGAGGCCCTCGGGCTCTCGTTCCCCTCGCCGTTCGGCGTGGCCGCCGGCTTCGACAAAGACGGCTTCGCGGTGCGCGGGCTCGGCCACCTGGGCTTCGGGCACGTCGAGGTCGGCACGATCACCGCCGTCGCCCAACCGGGCAACGAGCGCCCGCGCCTGTTCCGCCTCGTCGGCGACCGCGCCCTCGTGAACCGCATGGGCTTCAACAACGGCGGGGCGGATGCCGCGGTCGGCCGCCTCTCGCACCTGGCACGTCGCCGGCACCGGCCGGTGCTCGGCGTGAACATCGGCAAGAGCCGCGTCACCGCCGTCGAGGACGCCGTCGGCGACTACGAGCGCAGCACGCGCGTGCTCGCCCCGTACGCCGACTACCTCGTGGTCAACGTGAGCTCGCCGAACACCCCCGGCCTCCGCGGCCTGCAGGAGCTCGACGCGCTCGCGCCGCTGCTCGAGGCGGTCCGCGCCTCGGCCGGGCGCACGCCGCTGCTCGTGAAGATCGCGCCAGACCTGGCCGACGAGGAGGTCGTGCGCATCTGCGAGCTCGCCGCGCGCCTCGCGCTCGACGGCATCATCGCGACGAACACGACGATCTCCCGCGAAGGGCTCCGCGCGTCCGCCGCCGAGGTGGAGCGCATCGGCGCCGGCGGGCTCTCGGGCGCGCCGCTCGCCGCCCGTTCGCTCGAGGTACTCGAATTGGTGCGCCGCAACGTGCCCGAGGCGATGTGCGTGATCTCGGTGGGCGGGGTCGAGACGGCCGAAGACGTGCAGGCGCGGCTCGACGCCGGGGCCGACCTCGTGCAGGGGTACTCCGCGTTCATCTACCGCGGCCCGTTCTGGGCCCGTCAGGTCAACCGGGGACTCGCCCGCATCCGTCGCGAACGCGCGGCCGCGGCATCCGTCACCGCCTGA
- the nrdR gene encoding transcriptional regulator NrdR: MYCPFCRHPDSRVIDSRTSDDGLSIRRRRQCPECGGRFSTTETASLSVTKRSGVTEPFSREKVVLGVKKACQGRPVTDSDLALLAQTVEETIRSTGTSQIEANDIGLAILPPLRDLDEVAYLRFASVYQAFESLDDFESAIDQLREAHGRLPARPVE; this comes from the coding sequence ATGTACTGTCCGTTCTGCCGCCACCCGGATTCCCGAGTCATCGATTCCCGCACGAGCGACGACGGGCTCTCAATCCGCCGCCGTCGGCAGTGCCCCGAGTGCGGCGGGCGATTCTCGACCACCGAGACCGCGAGCCTCTCGGTCACGAAGCGCAGCGGGGTGACCGAGCCGTTCAGTCGGGAGAAGGTCGTGCTCGGCGTCAAGAAGGCCTGTCAGGGTCGCCCGGTGACCGACTCCGACCTGGCGCTGCTCGCGCAGACCGTCGAGGAGACGATCCGGTCGACGGGCACGTCGCAGATCGAGGCCAACGACATCGGCCTGGCGATCCTGCCCCCGCTGCGAGACCTCGACGAGGTCGCGTACCTGCGTTTCGCGAGCGTCTACCAGGCGTTCGAGTCGCTCGACGACTTCGAGTCGGCCATCGACCAGTTGCGCGAGGCGCACGGCCGCCTCCCCGCCCGCCCGGTCGAGTAG
- the hisD gene encoding histidinol dehydrogenase produces the protein MLRTIDLRGSRPTPAELLALVPRAETDVTAALAPAARIIDEVREHGGQALFDQAERFDGVRPTSIRVPAEELRAALEALDPAVREAVESTIARVRAASAAQVPAPVTTVLAPGAVIEQRWQPVERVGLYVPGGKAVYPSSVVMNVVPAQVAGVRSIALASPPQADHEGRIHPTIAAVAALLGVDEVYAMGGAGAIGAFAHGVPDLGLLPVQRVTGPGNVFVAAAKRLVAGVTGIDAEAGPTDILVIADATADADFVAADLVSQAEHDELAASVLVTDSAEFAEAVRERLEARVSSTKHSARVRTAVEGPQSALVLVDDLEQAAAFANAFGAEHLEIQVADVDATLARIENAGAIFIGPYSPVSLGDYAAGSNHVLPTGGTARHVSGLSAATFLRPQQVVRYDEAALREVAPVIATLSAEEDLPAHGEAVTARFEH, from the coding sequence ATGCTGCGCACCATCGACCTCCGTGGTTCCCGTCCGACCCCCGCAGAGCTGCTCGCACTCGTTCCGCGCGCCGAGACCGACGTCACGGCCGCGCTCGCGCCGGCCGCCCGCATCATCGACGAGGTGCGCGAGCACGGCGGGCAGGCCCTGTTCGACCAGGCCGAGCGGTTCGACGGGGTGCGCCCGACCTCGATCCGCGTGCCGGCCGAAGAGCTGCGCGCCGCGCTCGAGGCGCTCGACCCCGCCGTGCGCGAGGCCGTCGAGTCCACGATCGCCAGGGTGCGGGCCGCGAGCGCCGCGCAGGTGCCCGCGCCGGTGACGACCGTGCTCGCGCCGGGTGCGGTCATCGAGCAGCGGTGGCAGCCCGTCGAACGCGTCGGCCTCTACGTGCCGGGCGGCAAGGCCGTGTACCCGTCGAGCGTGGTCATGAACGTCGTGCCGGCGCAGGTCGCCGGGGTGCGGTCGATCGCGCTCGCCTCGCCGCCGCAGGCCGACCACGAGGGCCGCATCCACCCGACGATCGCCGCGGTCGCGGCGCTCCTCGGCGTCGACGAGGTCTATGCGATGGGCGGCGCCGGCGCGATCGGCGCCTTCGCCCACGGCGTCCCCGATCTCGGGCTGCTGCCCGTGCAGCGCGTGACGGGCCCCGGCAACGTGTTCGTCGCCGCGGCGAAGCGCCTCGTCGCCGGCGTCACCGGCATCGACGCCGAGGCCGGCCCCACCGACATCCTCGTGATCGCCGACGCGACCGCCGATGCGGACTTCGTCGCCGCCGACCTCGTGAGCCAGGCCGAGCACGACGAGCTCGCGGCATCCGTGCTGGTGACCGATTCGGCCGAGTTCGCCGAGGCGGTGCGCGAGCGCCTCGAGGCGCGGGTCTCGTCGACGAAGCACTCGGCTCGCGTGCGCACCGCCGTCGAGGGCCCGCAGTCCGCACTCGTGCTGGTCGACGACCTCGAGCAGGCCGCCGCGTTCGCGAACGCGTTCGGTGCCGAGCACCTCGAGATCCAGGTCGCCGACGTCGATGCGACGCTCGCGCGCATCGAGAACGCGGGCGCGATCTTCATCGGCCCGTACTCGCCCGTGAGCCTCGGCGACTACGCCGCGGGGTCGAACCACGTGCTGCCCACCGGCGGCACGGCGAGGCACGTCTCCGGCCTCTCTGCGGCGACGTTCCTGCGGCCGCAGCAGGTCGTGCGCTACGACGAGGCCGCGCTCCGCGAGGTCGCGCCCGTCATCGCGACGCTCTCGGCCGAAGAGGACCTTCCGGCGCACGGCGAGGCCGTCACGGCGCGCTTCGAGCACTGA